DNA from Microvirgula aerodenitrificans DSM 15089:
CGGCCCGATCAGCCTGCTGGAACAGCTGAAGGGCAAGGGCAACCTGGTCGCCTACGTCGGTGACGTGGTCGGTACCGGTTCCAGCCGCAAATCGGCGACCAACAGCGTGATCTGGCACACCGGCGAAGACATTCCGTTCGTGCCGAACAAGCGCTTCGGCGGCGTCTGCCTCGGCGGCAAGATCGCCCCGATCTTCTTCAACACCCAGGAAGACTCGGGCGCGCTGCCGATCGAAGTCGACGTGTCGGCGCTGAACATGGGCGACGTGGTCGAGATCTACCCGTACGACGGCAAGATCGTCAAGAATGGCGAAACCGTTGCCAGCTTCGCGCTGAAGAGCGACGTGATCCTCGACGAAGTGCGCGCCGGCGGCCGCATCAACCTGATCATCGGCCGTGGCCTGACCGCCAAGGCCCGCGAGTCGCTGGGCCTGCCGGCCTCGACCACCTTCCGTCTGCCGAAGGACCCGGCTGCAGCCAGCAACGGCTTCACCCTGGCGCAGAAGATGGTCGGCCGCGCCTGCGGCCTGCCGGAAGAGCAGGGCGTCCGCCCGGGCACCTACTGCGAACCGCGCATGACCTCGGTCGGCTCGCAGGACACCACCGGCCCGATGACCCGTGACGAACTGAAGGATCTGGCCTGCCTCGGCTTCTCGGCCGACCTGGTCATGCAGTCGTTCTGCCACACCGCTGCCTACCCGAAACCGGTCGACGTGAAGATGCACCACGAGCTGCCGGAATTCATCCGCAACCGCGGCGGCGTCAGCCTGCAGCCGGGCGACGGCGTGATCCACAGCTGGCTCAACCGCATGCTGCTGCCGGATACCGTCGGCACCGGCGGCGACAGCCACACCCGCTTCCCGATCGGCATCTCGTTCCCGGCCGGCTCCGGTCTGGTGGCGTTTGCCGCTGCCACCGGCGTGATGCCGCTGGACATGCCGGAATCGGTGCTGGTCCGCTTCAAGGGCAAGATGCAACCGGGCATCACCCTGCGTGACCTGGTCAATGCCATCCCGCTGTACGCCATCAGGCAGGGCCTGCTGACCGTGGCCAAGGCCGGCAAGAAGAACATCTTCTCGGGCCGCATCCTGGAAATCGAAGGGCTGCCGGACCTGAAGGTCGAGCAGGCATTCGAACTGACCGACGCCTCGGCCGAGCGTTCCGCCGCCGGTTGCACGGTGCAACTGAACGAAGCGCCGATCGCCGAGTACCTGACGTCGAACATCACCCTGCTGAAGTCGATGATCGCCAACGGCTATGGCGATGCCAAGACGCTGGGTCGCCGCATCAAGAGCATGGAAGCCTGGCTGGCCGCGCCGAAGCTGCTGAAGGCCGATGCCGACGCCAGCTACGCCGCCGTGATCGAGATCGACCTGGCCGACGTGACCGAGCCGATCCTGGCCTGCCCGAACGACCCGGACGACGTGAAGATCCTGTCCGAAGTGGCCGGCACCAAGATCGACGAAGTGTTCATCGGTTCGTGCATGACCAACATCGGTCACTTCCGCGCTGCCGGCAAGCTGCTCGACGGCAGGACCGACATCCCGACCAAGCTGTGGATCGCCCCGCCGACCAAGATGGACGAGAAGCAACTGACGGAAGAAGGCTACTACGGCATCTTCGGCCGCAGCGGCGCCCGTACCGAAATGCCGGGCTGCTCGCTGTGCATGGGCAACCAGGCCCAGGTGCGCGAAGGCGCGACCGTGGTGTCGACGTCGACCCGCAACTTCCCGAACCGTCTGGGCAAGAACACCAATGTGTACCTGAGCTCGGCCGAACTCGCGGCGATCACCTCGCGCCTGGGTCGCATCCCGACCGTGGCCGAGTACATGGCTGATGTCGGCGTGATCGATGCCAAGGCGGCGGAAGTCTATCGCTACCTGAACTTCAACGAGATCGAGTCGTACCAGGAACAGGCCGACAGCGTGAACGTGTGATGCCTGCCGTCAGCTGACGGTAGCGTCACCCCGGAACTGCCCCGCTTCTGCGGGGCAGTTTTTATTTTAAAGTCATTGTTTGGCGGAAAAATTTCCTTGTGTCATATTGAGGGTGTCGCCTTTCACCCCGGTCAAGGATATCTTTCATGAAATTCCGCCTGTTTTATGTTGCTCTCACCCTCGGTCTGGTCTCCGGCCCGGTCCTTGCCCGTTCCGTGGTCTGCCACAAAGCGGGGGAGCGGGAAGTGGCCGCGCTGTTCGATCGCTGGAACGACTCGTTGAAGACCGGCGATCCGGCCAGGGTGGTGGCCAATTACGCCACGAATTCCATACTGCTGCCGACCCTGTCCAACCAGCCCCGGCTGACACCGGAAGCCAAGGCCGACTACTTCGAGCATTTTCTGGCGAAGAAGCCGGACGGGAAAATCGACAGCCGCTGGATCGAGGTCGACTGCAATACGGCGGTGGATGCCGGTCTGTACACCTTTACCTTCGGCGATGGCAGCGTGGCTCACGCGCGCTACAGTTACAGCTACAAGTGGAATGGAAAAAAATGGCTGATCACCAGCCACCACTCATCGCTGATGCCGGAGAAAAACTGATCGCAAGACCGCCGGTTTCCGGCATGACAATAAAAACGCCCCGGACCATGCCGGGGCGTTTTTGCTGGTGCCAGGCTTACTTGCCGCTGGCGAGGCGGTCCTGGATATGCTTGGCGCGTGCGGCCGAACCCGGGTGCGAGCTCATCATGCTGCTCTGGCCGCCGTCCATGTCGGCCAGCTTCTGGAAGGCGGTGACCAGGCCTTCGCGCTTCATGCCCTTGCGGGTCAGCAGATCGAACGAGTAATCGTCGGCGGCGCTTTCCTGCGACTGCGAGAACTGGGCATTGATCAGCTTCTCGGTCAGATCGCCGAGTTGCGACGTGCTCAGCGCGGTCACGGTGGCATTGCCGGAGGCAGCGGCGGCGCTGCGGGCGGCGGAGACGGCATAGGCGGTTTGCATCGCCTTCTTGCTGTGGCCGAGCGCCACGTGGCCGATTTCATGGCCGATGACGCCGCGCAGCTCGTCGTCGTTCATCTTGTCCATCAGGCCGCTGTACACGCGCACGCAGCCATTGGCCATGGCCCAGGCGTTCACATCACTGGTCAGATAGACCTTGAAGTTCAGCGGCTGGCCGTCCAGATTGTTGCCGAACGGCTTGACGACCTTGACCAGACGCTTTGCATACTTGTTGCCGGCCGGTGCAATCTTCGACTGCTTGTCGCTCTGGGCGCAGGCCTGGGCCGACAGCGACTTGACGTCGGCGTCGCTGAGCGTTGCCGCCTTCATCGCCAGGCTGCCGGTCTGGACCAGTGCGTCCGGGTTGAGCTTGCCGCCGGCGCAGGCGCCCAGGGCAAGGGCGAGGGTAATCGGGGTGAGGATCGTGAGTGTCCGCTTCATGTTGGGCTCCATGGGGTTTTTGTAATACTTAGTGGGTCATAATTGTATAAGGTTAATTTGATGTCGTTGTCCATGTTGTCCGGCACTTCAATGACACTGGCTATCGATCATACGTTTGAAATTCGTTGCCGGTTACGATTAGAGTTGCTACTCTAATCGCATGCCGCATGGGCCGCACCGTACCGGGGCGAATGGCAACACAAGGAAGCTGTCATGGACAGGGAAACGACCGATCCGGCACTGCCGGCGGTGATGCTGGAACCTTTTGCGCATCTGCGCGCGCAGGCGGTGCACACGCCGTACCCGGCGCTGGCCGAACGGCTGCAGTGGCTGTCGGCACTGCGGGCGATGGCGCTGGATGGCGAGGCGCGCTGGGTCGATGCCGTCGCCAGCGATTTCGGGCATCGCTCCCCGGTCGAGACCCGCATGCTGGAGCTGTTTCCGGCCGTGGCCGGGCTGCGCCATACCCAGCGGCACCTGATGCGCTGGATGCGGCCGCGCCGGCGCGGGGTTGACCTGCTGTTCATGCCGGCGCGCAACCGGGTGATACCGCAGCCGAAGGGCGTGGTCGGCATCATGGTGCCGTGGAATTACCCGATCTATCTGACCCTGGGGCCGCTGACCGCCGCGCTGGCTGCCGGCAACCGGGCGATGGTGAAAATGAGCGAGTTCACGCCGGCCACCGGTGAACTGATGCGCGAACTGGCCGACAAGTATCTGGGCCGCGACGTGATCAGCGTGCTCGACGGTGATGCGCAGCAGGCCAGCCAGTTTTCCCGGCTGCCGTTCGATCATCTGCTGTTTACCGGTTCGACCGCCGTCGGCCGGCTGGTCATGCGCGCGGCCAGCGACAATCTGACCCCGGTCACGCTGGAGCTTGGCGGCAAGTCGCCGGCGCTGGTCCTGCCCGGCTACCCGCTCGAGAAGGCGGCCGAACGCATCGCCTTCGGCAAACTGATCAACGCCGGCCAGACCTGCATTGCGCCCGACTACGTGCTGGTCCACACGTCACAGCGCGACGCGTTCGCTGCAGCCTATGCGTCAGCCGTCGCACGGGCTTACCCGACACTGGTCGCCAATCCGGATTACAGCGCCGTGATCAATGACCGTCACCGGCAGCGGCTGGGCGAACTGCTCGACGATGCCCGCGCGCACGGCGCCGTGGTACGCGAGATCAACCCGGCGGGAGAAGACCTGGCCGGCAGCGGCAAGCTGGCGCCGGCACTGCTGCTGGAGGTGGCCGACACGGCACGGGTCCTGCAGGAAGAGATCTTCGGCCCGCTGCTGCCGGTCGTCAGCTATGACAGCCTGAACGATGCCGTCGACTACCTGAACGCCCGGCCGCGGCCACTGGCCATGTATGTCTTCGACGAGGACAACCGCCGCCTGTCGCAGATTCTGGCCTGTACCCATGCCGGCGGGGTCACGCTGAACGACACCATGCTGCACATTGCCCAGGACGATTTGCCATTCGGCGGCATCGGTCCGTCCGGCATGGGCAGCTACCATGGCCGTGACGGCTTCGACACCTTCAGCCATCTGAAGGCAGTGTGCACGCAGGCACGTCTGAACGGCACCGGGCTGATCCGGCCACCGTATGGCCGGGCGGTCAGCGCGCTGCTGCGCTTCATGCTGCGCTAGGAGCGGGCATGCCATCCCGACGCACGGTACTCAAGGTGGGAGCGGCCGGCGGCGTGCTGCTGGCGCTGGCCGGCCTTGGCGCGGATCTGCTTGCCACCGATGACGGCCCGCTGCCGTCCGGTCCGGCGCTGGCGAACGTGCCGGCCGATGCGGTCATTGCGCTGGCCGCCATCGTGCCGGTCATGCTGGGCGGCGTGCCGGCCGGACTGACGGCGGCCGATTTTTCCCGCATCGTGCTGGCCGGTATCGACACGGCGCTGGCGGGCCTGACGCCGGCGCAGCGCAACGAGGTGACGCAGCTGTTCTCGCTGCTGCGCCTGCGTCCGGCCCGGCGCTGGCTGCTGGGACTGCGTGCGCCCTGGCATGCTGCCGCGGCCGCCGATATTGCCGCCACGCTCGACCGCCTGCGCCATAGCCGCCTGCAGGTACTGCGCGCGGTCTACCAGGGTCTGCACCAGCTGATTGGCGCGGCCTGGTACGGCAACCCGGCCGCATGGCCGGCGATCGGCTACGGTGGTCCGCCGGCCACGGTACTGGCCGCACTGGGGAGGACCGCATGATTGCCGACCCGATTGTCGACGGCCTGGCCCGCGGCTGGAAAGTTACCGATGCCGCAACCCTGAGCGGCGATCTCGACCTGACGGCGGACGTGGTCATCGTCGGCAGCGGCGCCGGTGGCGGCATTGCCGCCCGGGTGCTGAGCGAAGCCGGCCACGACGTCCTGCTGCTGGAGGAGGGCGGACTGTGGTCATCGCGTGATTTCGACCTGCGCGAAGCGACTGCCTACCCGCGCCTGTACCAGGAATCGGCCGCGCGCCAGACGCGTGACAAGGGCGTGACCATTCTGCAGGGACGCGCCGTCGGCGGCTCGACCGTGGTCAACTGGACCAGCTCGTTCCGCACCCCGACCGATACCCTGGCCTGGTGGCGCAGTGAGCTGGACCTGCCGTTTACCGCCGAGTCGATGGCGCCATGGTTCGAGCGTGCTGAAGCGCTGGTCGGCGTGGGCGACTGGCTGCCGGCGCCGAACGGCAACAACGAGGTGATTGCGCGCGGCTGCCACGCGCTCGGCCTGTCATACGGCCATATCCGTCGCAATGTGCGCGGCTGCTGGAATCTCGGTTACTGCGGCATGGGCTGTCCGACCAATGCCAAGCAGTCGATGCTGGTGACGGCCATTCCGGCCGCGCTGGATCGCGGCCTGCGTCTGGTGCACCGGGTGCGGGTCGAGCGGCTGCGGTGGCGCGACCGGCAGGCGGAGTGGCTGGAAGGGGTGGCGCTGGCCGCCGACGGGCTGACGCCGACCGGGCACCGGGTGCGGGTGCGCGCCCGCCATGTGCTGCTGGCCGCCGGGGCGATCAATACCCCGGCCCTGCTGCTGCGCAGCGAGACACCGGACCCGTTGCGGCTGATCGGTGCCAATACCTGCCTGCACCCGACCGTGTTGTCCGGCGCGCTGTTCGCCCGCGAGATTCATCCGTATGACGGTGCCCCCCAGTCGATTTATACCGACCATTACCTGCATGCGGGGCCGGTCGATGGCGAACCGGGATTCAAGATTGAAGCGCCGCCGGTGCATCCGCTGCTGGCTGCCGTGACCCTGACCGGCTTCGGCCCGTCCTATGCGTCCACGCTGCGGGCGTTGCCGAGACTGAACGTACTGATCGCGCTGGTTCGCGACGGTTTTCATCGCGAACTGCCCGGCGGCCGGGTGTCACTGCGCAGCGATGGCTCGCCATTGCTCGATTACCCGCTGAGCGAGACCTTCTGGCGCGGCGCCCGCCACGCCTTCGAGGCAATGGCGGAAATCCAGTTTGCAGCTGGTGCCGGTCGGGTCATGCCGCTGGATGAGCGCGCCGGTTTCTGCCGCAATCTGGCCCAGGTCCGCGAGGCGACCCGGGTGCTGTCACCGGTGGCGACCCGGGTCGTCAGCGCACATGTGATGGGCGGCTGCCGGATGGGACGCGATGCCGGCAGCGGCGTGACCGACAGTGACGGCCGGCTGTACGCGGCCGACAACGTGACCGTGTGCGACGGATCGCTGTTGCCGACCAGCCTCGGCGTCAATCCACAGCTGACGCTGTATGCACACGCATGGCGGATTGCCGACGGGGTGTCGAAACGCTTGTCGTCGGGGGGGCGACCTACTTCATCCAGCCCAGCTTGACGCGGATTTCGTCGTCGGCCGTCCGCAGTTCGCGGATGCCGACGTAGTCGAATACCGGATAGCCGGCGACATTGCTTTTCATCTTGTCGGCCAGCGACGGTACCTGGTCGAGCCGTACCGACAGCACGTCGCCGTCGACCTTCGCCCACGGTTGCTTGTCGGCGAGTTTCTCCACCGGGTTACCGACCGCCAGCCCCATGATGCCGATGGTGATATTGCCGAGCGTTTGCGCGATCAGGCCATTGTCGGCCGCCGTGGTATGGCGCTCGAAGCGGATCTTTATCGTCCGGTTCGGCCAGTCGACCGGCAGGAAGCAGAAGTCGACCGTGTGCAGCGCGCTGACGCCGGACGTGGTCTTGAGCAGCAGCGTGCCCTTTTCCGGTGTCAGCTTCAGGTCCTCGACGCTGACATCCTTGCGGTTGATGTCCTTGCGCAGCGTGTCCAGCAGCCAGTCGCGCTTGATGGCGATGCCGTCCTTGCGCACGCCCGGCATCTTGCCGACGCTGTCCTTCAGCTGCAGGTAGAGCAGGATGGCCTTGTCGCTGGACAGTTCCGGCGGCAGTTTTGCCGCACTGTCGGCGAAGGCGGGCAGGGCGGCCGCCGCCAGCGTGGCGAGCAGCAGGGTGGTCGGGATCAGTCGCATGAGAACTCAGTTCAGAACGGCACGCGCGCCATCGTAGCGGGCGGCGAAATAGCTGTTGTCGAGGCTGTCGACGCGGATGACGCTGTTGGTGCGTGGTGCGTGCACGAACTTGTTGTCACCGATATAGATGCCCATGTGCGAATAACGGCGATTCATGGTGTTGAAGAACACCAGATCGCCGGCCTTCAGCGCACCGCGGTCGATCTCGCGGGTTCGCGACGCGATTTCGGCGGCATTGTGCGGCAGTGCCACGCCGACGGCATTCTTGTAGATGAAGGCTGCCATGCCGGAACAGTCCAGCCCGGCATCCGGATTGCTGCCGCCGAACTGGTAGCCGACGCCGAGCAGACCGAGCGAGTACATGACGATCTCGCGTCCGTCGCCGCTGGCCTGGATGCGGGACAGCGACACGTCCGGTCGCGGGCGGGCGGGTTTCCGGGTCGGCGCCGTCGAGCACGCGGCAATGGCCGCGACCAGTCCGAGTACGATCCAGCGGCGAACGTGTGTCATCCCTGTTTGCTCTCCAGTTCTTCCCAGCGCGCGAGCTTGTCCAGCAGCAGCCCGTCGATGGCTTCGATCCGCGCCTGCCAGGCGCCGGCCTCGGCAGCGCGGTCCTTCCACACCGACGGGTCGAGCAGGCGTTCGTTCAGCGCGGCCTGTTCGGTTTCCAGTGCGGCGATCTGGTCGGGCAGTTGCGCCAGTTCGCGGGTTTCGTTGAACGACAATCGGGTGCGGGCCTTGTCCCGCGCCGGCTTCGCGGGCGCCGCTGCCTGGGGCGCCGGCTGCGAAACTGCCGGTGCGGGTGCCAGTTCTGCCATCCGTGCCCGCGCGGCGACCCAGTCGGCATAGCCGCCCGGGTATTCCTCCAGCTTGCCGTCGCCCTCGAATGCAATCACCTGGGTGACGACGTTGTCAAGGAAGGCACGGTCATGGCTGACCAGGAAGACCGTGCCGTTGTATTCGGACAGCAACTGCTCCAGCAGTTCCAGCGTATCGATATCGAGGTCGTTGGTCGGTTCGTCCAGTACCAGTACATTCGCCGGCTGGGTAAACAGTCGCGCCAGCAGCAAGCGGTTGCGCTCGCCCCCTGACAGAGAACGGACCGGGCTGCGTGCACGGGCCGGCGCAAACAGGAAATCTTCCAGATAGCTCATCACATGGCGGCGCTGTCCGCCGACATCGACATAGTCCTTGCCGTCGCCGATCACGTCGACGATGGCCATGTCTTCCGGCAACTGGGTACGGAACTGGTCGAAATAGGCGATCTGCAGATTGGTGCCGCGCCGCACGCTGCCGCGATCCGGCTCCAGCTCGCCGAGAATCAGTTTCAGCAGCGTGGTCTTGCCGGCGCCATTCGGGCCGATCAGACCGATCTTGTCGCCACGGATCAGGCGGGTGGTGAAATCGCGAATCAGCGTGCGGCCGTCGAAACCCTTGTCGACATGTTCGAGCTCGGCCACCAGCTTGCCGGAGCGGTCGCCGGCATCGAGTTTGAAATTGACCTGGCCGACGCGTTCGCGGCGCGATGCGCGCTCGCGGCGGATCTGCTCGAGGCGGCGGACCCGGCCTTCGTTGCGGGTCCGGCGTGCCTCGATGCCCTTGCGGATCCAGACTTCTTCCTGGGCATGGAATTTGTCGAACTTGCGGTTCTGTTCGGCTTCGGATGCCAGCTCGTCGGCCTTGCGCGTCTGGTAGGCGGAGAAGCTGCCCGGGTAGCTGCGCAGCATGCCGCGATCGAGTTCGATGATGCGGGTGGCGACATTGTCAAGGAAGCGCCGGTCATGGGTAATCAGCAGCACGGCGCCGCTGAAGCCGTTCAGCAGGCCTTCCAGCCATTCGATAGCCGATACGTCGAGGTGGTTGGTCGGTTCGTCCAGCAGCAGCACGTCCGGGGCGCTGGTCAGGGCGCGCGCCAGCGCGACACGCTTCTTCCAGCCACCGGACAGCTCGGTGATGCGCGTGTCCGGCGACAGACCGAGATGCGACAGGGTGGTGGAGATGCGGTTCTCGAAACTCCAGCCGTTGCTGGCCTCCAGCGCCGACTGGATCGCCTGCATGCGGGTCAGCAGCTCCTCGTGATCGGCATCGGGGCTGGCCAGCGCCTGGCTGATGCGGTGGTAGTCGCCGAGCAGGTCCTTCAGTTCGCCGAGGCCTTCGGCCACGGCGTCGAACACGGTCTGGTCCGGATCGAACTCCGGCTCCTGCGGCACGTAAGCGACGGTGATGCCGCTCTGCTGCAGGATGCGGCCGTCGTCGAGACGGACGGTACCGGCGATGGCCTTCAGCAAGGATGACTTGCCGGCGCCATTGCGGCCGATCAGACCGACGCGCTCGCCCCCGTCAAGGGCAAAATCGACGGCGTCGAGCAGGGCGACGTGCCCGAAGGCGAGGGAGGCTTTTTCTAAAGTCAGGAGCGGCATGTAGGCAGACTGAAAACGGCAACAAAACCGGTAGATTCTAGCATGCGACCGCGCAGTGCCCCGAACGGGCTGATACAATCGTTTCAATAAGCCAATAACAAGCCTCGCATTGCGGGGCCTCAGACTGTTCATGAAGGCGGGCACCGGTGGTCATCGCGGCGTCGGTGCGCGCCAGACAGCATCTGCCGGTAAGCACGGCACCTGCCTGATTGAATCCTGCCCCTTCCGTTCCCGCCGCCGCGGAGTATGGACAGTCTGACGCCTCGCGTTGCGGGGTTTTTATTTTGATGATCCGCATTATCCAGGAGCCAGCCATGTACTTCGTCGATCGTTCCGTCGCCGTCATCAAGCCCAAACAACCGTTTGCCGACTGGCTGAACGGGGTGCCTGACAATGATATGGAGCTGTCGCTCGACAGCCTGCGCGCCGACTGCACCGTTATCCTGATTCCCGAGTTTGACGAGCCGGAAGAAGGCGTCAGCCATATTGACGACATTGCCCAGCGCCTGTTCGAAATGGAACTCGCTACCTGGTACGAAGACAAGAGTCTGTGGCCGACCGACCGCTCGCTGAAGACGTTCTGGGAATGGTTCGATGTCGAGATCCACTCGATGGTGATCGACACTGTCGACGACGAGCTGGAAAACACGCCGCTCGACGACTGAATCCGGTGCGCACACGCCGTTTCGCCCCGCTGCGCATCGTGCCTGTCCCCAGCCGCTGCGGACTGGCCCTGACCCTGCTCGCCGCACTGGCGGCGGCAGTGGCGCTGTGCGCGACCGATGGTCTGCATGCCGGTCTGCTGCTGTTGCCGCTGCCGGTGCTGTGGCAGGGCCGGCAGTTCGGCGGCTTCGGCGCGACGCTGCCGGTGCTGGATATCGATGCCGCCGGCCGCCTGCTGCTGAACGGTCAGCCAGTCCGGCTGGCCGCGTCCACCGTGGTGCTGCCGTGGCTGATCGTGCTGCGCGGCCGGGCCGCCGGCCGGCGCTTCAGCATGGTACTGTGCGCCGATTCCGCGCCGGCCGCCGCACTGCGGACCCTGCGCGTGCTCTTGCATTGGCATGTTTCGCCCCGACTTGCCCCCCGTCCCCCCGACCTGGAAAGCCTCAAGACGTCATCATGAGTCAAGACCGTACGCTTGCCGACTGGCTGCACTATCTCGAAACCCTGCATGTCTCCACCATCGACCTCGGCCTCGACCGGGTCCGCGTGGTCAAGGAGGCAATGGGGCTGGACCCCGACTTCCCCGTCATCACCGTCGGCGGTACCAACGGCAAGGGCTCGGTGTGCGCGATGCTGTCGAAAACCTTTGCCTGTGCCGGATTCCGGGTCGGCACCTATGCGTCGCCGCACCTGCTGCGCTACAACGAACGCATCGCCATCGATACCGTCCCGCTGGACGACGCGGCGATCTGCCGTGCCTTTGCCGCCATCGAGGCCGCGCGTGGCGATACGCCGCTGACCTATTTCGAATTCGGCACGCTGGCGGCAATGTGGAACTTCATCGACGCCGGCGTCGATGTCGCGGTGATGGAAGTCGGCCTCGGCGGCCGGCTGGATGCGGTCAACCTGTTCGAGCCCGACTGTTCGCTGGTGGTGTCGGTCGACCTCGACCACCAGGACTGGCTCGGTGATACCCGTGAGCTGATCGGCTTCGAGAAGGCCGGCATCTATCGCGCCGGCCGGCCGGCCATCTGCGCCGACCCGAATCCGCCGCAAAGCCTGCTTGACCATGCTGCCGCCATCGGCGCCGACCTGCGCTGCATCGGTCGCGATTTCGGCTTCACCCGCACCGACTCGCTGCAGTGGGAGTTCTGGCATGGCGACGCGCGCCGCCATTGCCTGCCGACGCCGGCGCTGCGCGGCGGCTACCAGATGATGAACGCGACCGCGGCACTGGCGGTACTCGAAGCCATGAAAACCGCACTGCCGGTCGGCGCCGGTGCGATCCGCCGCGGCCTGCTGGAAGTCGAATGGCCGGGGCGGTTCCAGGTCCTGCCGGGACGCCCGGTCACCGTCATGGACGTCGGCCACAACCCGCATGCAATGCGGGCGATGGTGGCCAGCCTGCAGACGCTGTCTTACGCGGAAAACCGCTATGCCGTGTTTTCGATGCTGGCCGACAAGGACATCGACAGCGTGATCGAACTGGCGAAATCCGAATTCGACGTGTGGTATGTTGCGCCGATTCTGGACACGCCGCGCGGTCTGCCGCTGGCCGAACTGCAGGCGCGGCTGGCCGCCCACGGCATCAGCCAGGTGAAGGCGTTCCCCGACCTGGCTGCCGCCTGGAGCGCCGTCAGCGAGCGGGCGGGGGAAAATGATAGAATCGCCGTCTTCGGATCTTTTCATACCGTCGCCGCCGTGATGGCGGCGAGGGAGCAGGCCGCCTGACGGCCTGGTGACAGGGCAGCACATGAACGAACCCAAGAGCCAACAGGAGCTGATCCAGCTTCGCAAGCGAGCCCGCCGCCGCCTGGTCGGCGCCGTCGTCATCGTGTCGGCAGCCACGCTGGTGTTGTGGAATGTGATCGACGGTCAGCCTCAGACGGAAATGCACCCGGAAAAGGTCGACATCGTCGCCAGCGGTGCCGTGGGTGGCGTGCGTGCGCCGGCGCCGGAGCCCGCACCGGTCGCGGCTGTCCCCGGACCGGCCACGAGTCCGGCCGATGCACTGCCGCCGACGGTACCGGCGGCCGAGCCGGTTTCGCCGGCGCCGGCCACGCCGACCGCCGAACCGGCACGTCCGGTCCCCGCTGCACCGGAGGCGACAGCGCCGAAGGTCGCCGAACCGAAACCTGTCGAGCCGAAAGAGGTCGAACGCAAGCCGGACAGCAAGCCTGCGGCCAAACCGGCGGACAAGCCGGCCGAACCGGCAAAGGAAAAGAAAAAGCCGGACCCGGCCGCGATCCTGAATGACATGGCGGATGCCGATGTGCCGGCGCCGAAACCCAGGGCCAAAGCCGACAAGCCGGCCCAGGACAAACCCGCACAGGACAAGGCAGACGACAAATCAGCGAAATCCGGCCGCTACCTGATCCAGGTGGCCGCGCTGTCCGACCCGGC
Protein-coding regions in this window:
- a CDS encoding GMC family oxidoreductase, producing MIADPIVDGLARGWKVTDAATLSGDLDLTADVVIVGSGAGGGIAARVLSEAGHDVLLLEEGGLWSSRDFDLREATAYPRLYQESAARQTRDKGVTILQGRAVGGSTVVNWTSSFRTPTDTLAWWRSELDLPFTAESMAPWFERAEALVGVGDWLPAPNGNNEVIARGCHALGLSYGHIRRNVRGCWNLGYCGMGCPTNAKQSMLVTAIPAALDRGLRLVHRVRVERLRWRDRQAEWLEGVALAADGLTPTGHRVRVRARHVLLAAGAINTPALLLRSETPDPLRLIGANTCLHPTVLSGALFAREIHPYDGAPQSIYTDHYLHAGPVDGEPGFKIEAPPVHPLLAAVTLTGFGPSYASTLRALPRLNVLIALVRDGFHRELPGGRVSLRSDGSPLLDYPLSETFWRGARHAFEAMAEIQFAAGAGRVMPLDERAGFCRNLAQVREATRVLSPVATRVVSAHVMGGCRMGRDAGSGVTDSDGRLYAADNVTVCDGSLLPTSLGVNPQLTLYAHAWRIADGVSKRLSSGGRPTSSSPA
- a CDS encoding C40 family peptidase, with the protein product MTHVRRWIVLGLVAAIAACSTAPTRKPARPRPDVSLSRIQASGDGREIVMYSLGLLGVGYQFGGSNPDAGLDCSGMAAFIYKNAVGVALPHNAAEIASRTREIDRGALKAGDLVFFNTMNRRYSHMGIYIGDNKFVHAPRTNSVIRVDSLDNSYFAARYDGARAVLN
- a CDS encoding ATP-binding cassette domain-containing protein; this translates as MPLLTLEKASLAFGHVALLDAVDFALDGGERVGLIGRNGAGKSSLLKAIAGTVRLDDGRILQQSGITVAYVPQEPEFDPDQTVFDAVAEGLGELKDLLGDYHRISQALASPDADHEELLTRMQAIQSALEASNGWSFENRISTTLSHLGLSPDTRITELSGGWKKRVALARALTSAPDVLLLDEPTNHLDVSAIEWLEGLLNGFSGAVLLITHDRRFLDNVATRIIELDRGMLRSYPGSFSAYQTRKADELASEAEQNRKFDKFHAQEEVWIRKGIEARRTRNEGRVRRLEQIRRERASRRERVGQVNFKLDAGDRSGKLVAELEHVDKGFDGRTLIRDFTTRLIRGDKIGLIGPNGAGKTTLLKLILGELEPDRGSVRRGTNLQIAYFDQFRTQLPEDMAIVDVIGDGKDYVDVGGQRRHVMSYLEDFLFAPARARSPVRSLSGGERNRLLLARLFTQPANVLVLDEPTNDLDIDTLELLEQLLSEYNGTVFLVSHDRAFLDNVVTQVIAFEGDGKLEEYPGGYADWVAARARMAELAPAPAVSQPAPQAAAPAKPARDKARTRLSFNETRELAQLPDQIAALETEQAALNERLLDPSVWKDRAAEAGAWQARIEAIDGLLLDKLARWEELESKQG
- a CDS encoding protein YgfX encodes the protein MRTRRFAPLRIVPVPSRCGLALTLLAALAAAVALCATDGLHAGLLLLPLPVLWQGRQFGGFGATLPVLDIDAAGRLLLNGQPVRLAASTVVLPWLIVLRGRAAGRRFSMVLCADSAPAAALRTLRVLLHWHVSPRLAPRPPDLESLKTSS
- the folC gene encoding bifunctional tetrahydrofolate synthase/dihydrofolate synthase, which produces MSQDRTLADWLHYLETLHVSTIDLGLDRVRVVKEAMGLDPDFPVITVGGTNGKGSVCAMLSKTFACAGFRVGTYASPHLLRYNERIAIDTVPLDDAAICRAFAAIEAARGDTPLTYFEFGTLAAMWNFIDAGVDVAVMEVGLGGRLDAVNLFEPDCSLVVSVDLDHQDWLGDTRELIGFEKAGIYRAGRPAICADPNPPQSLLDHAAAIGADLRCIGRDFGFTRTDSLQWEFWHGDARRHCLPTPALRGGYQMMNATAALAVLEAMKTALPVGAGAIRRGLLEVEWPGRFQVLPGRPVTVMDVGHNPHAMRAMVASLQTLSYAENRYAVFSMLADKDIDSVIELAKSEFDVWYVAPILDTPRGLPLAELQARLAAHGISQVKAFPDLAAAWSAVSERAGENDRIAVFGSFHTVAAVMAAREQAA
- a CDS encoding SPOR domain-containing protein gives rise to the protein MNEPKSQQELIQLRKRARRRLVGAVVIVSAATLVLWNVIDGQPQTEMHPEKVDIVASGAVGGVRAPAPEPAPVAAVPGPATSPADALPPTVPAAEPVSPAPATPTAEPARPVPAAPEATAPKVAEPKPVEPKEVERKPDSKPAAKPADKPAEPAKEKKKPDPAAILNDMADADVPAPKPRAKADKPAQDKPAQDKADDKSAKSGRYLIQVAALSDPAKAAELKDKLAGAGVSASVSQVSTSKGTVSRIRVGPFASEAEARTALTKIQKAGLSGILVPQ